GTAAGGATGAACTCATTATCATGTTCAAGAAACCAATTTATGACCATTTGAGCTTGGTGCATTATCATTCTGAGAACAGTTATCAGAAGAATGCTATACTTTGGTCATAGAGGAATGCACATAAGTACCAATAATCAGGTAGGCTATGGTTTTTAGACAATGTGTAATTTGTGCTAAGAGGCCCTGAGTATGTCTGGAAAATATCCCCCATGCCATTATACCACTCCAACCACCAGCCTGAATCCTTAATTAGATCCATGCTTCAATGTTTACTCCAGATTTAAACCCTATCATCTGAATGCCGCAGCTGAAATAAAGACTTATCAAACCaaaccacatttttaaagtttttattgccCAGTTTTAGTGAGTCTGTCACACTAGCCTCAGTTTTCTGTTCTTAACTGATGGGGGCGACACCTGCTGTCTTCTCTTCAGTAGATCGTCTACTCCAAGGGTTTGACATTCTTTGATTGACTCAAGTGGGCTTTGAAAGCCTAAATCCTTTGAGTTACTTCCATAGCTCAATCTCAGACATCTTCTCAAATATACCTGCTCTCCTAAGTTAACCTTGTGACTGTTAGCAATTAATAGAATGTGGCCTGACAGGTGAATGAAAACCAGAAGACTCTGATGGTCCTGAGTGAGTCTGCAGGTATGTAAAGAAGAGCTGGCCAAGTGAGTCCTGTCAAAAGATAATGTACACATTGGTGCACTTCAGTCTTCCCATCAATTGAGTTGCAAGTGGAATCTCCCACTCGGAGAGTGTTTACTGGAAGAAGCATCCGTTCTCCTTCACTGCTGCACATCCAAAGCATCATCGACAACAACCATCTTTGACTGTTGAAACCTGACCCATGGTAGACACCCTGCACCCTAGATAAGCGGATTAAACAGATTACGTTTCCTGTTTGAAAGAAATGGGAGAGAActctataaaaataatatttttattgattccGGCCTGTTTGAGCAGTGTGTAATGTAGCTTAAAGGAAGTTCAAGTACATtccaactaaaacaaacaacaacccTCGTACATGCTATCCAATACTACAAATCACCCAAACTCTCACCTATTGGTAAAACTCTTATCTGACATAAGTGTGAAATTAGCCCTGGATTGTTCTTAAAAGAACAGTAGGCAGTGCTCAGTGCTGAAATACAATGCAAATGTACCAAAAGAGTGgatagaaaacaataaaatagatAGAACCATTGTCAATTGGCTCAGTGTTGTTAGCTTCAATATGTTCAACCAGAACTGTTCTCATATATAGTGAGTTCTATTTGCAACCATCTGCTATGTTGATATCATACATCTTCAAATAAATCCCTGCAATGGGTAAAAAATGGTTACCCATTGGTGGTGAACAAATGGTTGAacatattgaaataattttcaggttgttttatttctgatgtaATAAGCCATGGTGTATCATGCTAAGAAATAGAAGAACTATTACAAATCACCAGTCTAGTTTTAGAGTCCAGGGTCTCTCGTTTATTAATCTTCATTAGGATGCCGTGCAAGTTTCCGAGTACATGACGTGGCTGCTGAAAGTTAagaaggaataaaagaaaatagaatagGCAAGAGATTATGTTCTCTGTGAGGGTGTTCATGTACCCATAGTGCAAATGAGAATGACAATGATGAGGATAATAGCCACAACAGTGGCAATGAGGGCAACCAGCTTGCATATCTTGAGTCGGCGGAGGTTAGCTTCTTTACGCCTGAGCAGACCATCGTAGCCTGGAGTGTAGATGTCATCCATCCAGAACTCCATGTTGTTAGGGTTCAGAGACTCCTGaccctgaaaaataaaatgctatttgttttttctttattgacaGACTAAGTTACTGATGTGATATAGGTACTATATAACAAAGAGAATATCAATAAATGCTTGTAAAACTTATAGAGTCAATATTTCCTACCTGTAGGTCCAAAGGGGAGATTCGTGCCTCTCTATCATCTACTGTCCATATGGCTCTCCCTCTTCCCTCAGCCAGTCTGGGGTCAATGACCTTCCCAGACCCAAGTCCCCCTGTTAGGCTGCTATCTTTGTGACGGAACAGGGACGAGTTAAACACTTGTTCCACCATGCTGGTAGGCTTTTGGGAAAGCAGGTTAGTAGTGCTGTCTGACTGATCTCCCTGgaataaaaacagaccaaacatAGATTTTATATAAATCATAAGTAAATGCAACtaattttttcaatttaatctTTCCAACATCCACATAATGAGCCTCTATAAGGTACAGAAAGAATGGACACGGATGGATACAATATAGAAATTTTGCAgataatgcaaaaacaattcTATTACTGTTGAGAAACTTAAAAGATACATAGATTGCATCATGATGgattgtagaaataaaatatatagtgTATTTTGCAGGCCATAAGTTACTCCAGCGTAAAAGACACATCAGTCAACAAATGCATCACGAAGGGGAGCAAAGCATAAATAATTTGAACTGGACTATAAGTagcatttatttagaaattgtcATATGTGATGGGTACCTTGTCCATGTTGATGATATCACCCAGTGACTCTTTGTAGTTATCTGCTTTACAACAAACTTGCGGAAACTGTCAGCCTTGGCTTGGAAGTCTGCTGGCAATTTCTGACGCACTAATGTCTGTGTTATAAATGAGGGTAGTCCGAGTGGAGATGCATGCAGTGAGTTTATCAGCGTAATTTAGAGAGGTGATTGTGTGACAAAGCAGCAACACCAAGAAGGCCTGCTtgcaaagtcatttttattaatctcCCTGGCAACTACCAGGATGTGGAGACGTAACTCCTGCCTCCCTTGGCAGCACATtctttaaacacacaaatgtggACACATTTCTTGAGCTTTGGCCATCTTGCCAGCCTGCAATTAACTTTCCGGCAGAAGGAAATGTTAAATCCTGAGCTTATGTCAGTCAGTATGAATTTATGTTATGTCAAAACATGTGTcatggagataaaaacaaaacctataTAAGTTGCAGGATCagcaaaattatgaaaaaaagtgttGCTTACAATCTGTAAAATATGTTATATAAGTTGACTGAGATAAGCAGAAGTTCTTTACCTGTCCAATTTTTCCTTGCGATgctttaccatttttattttttgaaaacgaCACCGACCAGTCTCTTGCAGAGTTAGGGATGTTCAGTTGTTTGCTATCAGTGGGACTTTTTTCATCAAGCTGGGTTTTGGAGGCACGTAGAGATGATGCGTCCTTCTTCCCTTCTTTCTGCCCTTTGGAATCTGTTTGACCTTTGCTGCTTTCCGTTTGATCCCCAGTGGTGTTCCATCGGCTCCAGTCCAGGCTACTTGTGCTGGTCCCTGGAAACAGATGTCCGGTTGCAGACAGTGGCTGAGGCTCTGATGAGTCAGAGGGAGTTATAGGGTGGCTCATAAAAGAGGACACACCACTGAGAGGCTCAAGCCATCTACCACCTGTGCTTTGACCACCACCAAGGACAGGCTGCTGGATCTTTTCATCTAATCGCTGTAAAGCAGAGAGCACCTGAGAAATCTCAGCCTTCACATCATTCAGTGACTCCAGTTGTCTTTCTATTTGACTCATACGAAGCAACAGCTTGCAGACGCTGGCCTTTAGCCCATCATCACTGCTCTCCAGGGAATGGAAAAGTCTTTGGAGTTGACCCAAGCGACCACGTCGAGCCTCAGGGGTGTCCTGGTTAGCAGTGCCATCGTTGGGGTGCAGCACTCCTGTGGATCCACACATGCTTATGTCATCTAAGAAGCGAAAGATTGCACTGATGTCATCTTCACCAAACTCAGGGTCATCTAATGAAGTCATGAAAGAGAGGCGATCAGCGTGAACCAGGCTCCGGAGTCTCCGGGTATCCGGTGGGTCAGTTTGTGTTCCCTGAGCCTTTAATTTATCACCTCCACCTGGCAATCCACTGTCTACACCCTCACCTCCCGAAGACCCACTTATTACAGGGGTAGATCGCCTTGGAAGTTGTGCTGTCTGTGATTCCATCCCCAAATCGATGCTGCCAATGCCTATCCGGTCCTCCAGGCTGTGACTCTTATTACTCCAGATAGCTCTCTGTGTCTTGGGTGGTCGAAGGTGTCGTGGAGATGGCTCTGGCATTGAGCCTGGTCCAAAATAGGTTGAATCCTGCAGATCATCAAAGCTCTCATGTTTAGCTTTAGCACGCTGTTCAGGTGACATATGAACTGCTGTAGGCGATGGATAAGGATTTGGGATCATTTCAAAGCTGTGATTGTCAAAGCCTGCATGCCCTGATTGAGGACTAGGAGACTCACTGCTGACTGTCACCTGTGGTATCAGAGGAGGCTGGTTGTGAAAGTCTTTCTTAAAGGCGCTTCTCTTCTGGTCAACTGATGATCCCGGTTCAGCTTCAAACACCTCCATTGCTGCAGATTCTCCACTTGACTCACTGTCCGTTTCCAGAGGCAGGTAGATATTCTTCATTACCTCATTAAGATTTGGACTGCTGGAGTATGAGTATGTAGTATGAGGCAAGTCAAAAGATACAGCCCTCGTCCGGGTGGGAGGGGAGGACACAAATGAAATGGGATCCGGGGGAAGACTTCCGCGCTTGCGAGCAGAGTAATTTGATTTTGGAAAAAGCAAGTGCTGGTCGATGGGCCTCCCACTGGAGTCAATGTGAGTGCTTGCTCGTTCTCGACCAGGAATGTTCAAGGGGTGTAAACCAGGCAGATTGGGACCAGGCGACTGGTCGACAGGGATTACTGTCTGGGCTCTCATTGGATGGTTGCTTTCAGAGACCCCACCTGTCATCTGAATGAGATTGAAAATAGTCACAATGTCTGCAGCGACCCCTATGGGTGAAAGTCCCTGGCCTCTGGTGGAAACCCGATCTCGGAACAGAGTGGCGGGGAAACAGGGGTCCCTGCTGGCGGCAGCAAACAGCAAAGCTCTGAGCTCGACGAGGTGCTCGAGGTCGAAGCGGGTGCTGACCATGCGACAAAGGTCCTGGAATGTCAGCCACTGCCGCATGTTGGCCAGCTCCTCCAGGATGCCCAGGAGGACCACAGGATATTTCTGCTGCAAGTCAGCCATTGCAGCTCACCTGTTAGGGAGAGCAAATAGTaagcaaaaaaatgtatatgttgTAGCTTAATCTTGAAAGACTTGCCCTTTAAACTGTGCTTAGTGTAACTAATCATAACAAGtctttttgttgtaaatgacAGCCAAAAAGAAGCAGCCACCAACAATCAAAATGACACAAACGTCTCTATTGCGTAATTAGCAATATTACAATAGTAGATTTAAGTAAAACataataatcaatagaatatttaatttccctacTCTGCAAGTTTCTTCCAGCTATAATGCATCAACTGAACTGATACTGCAACCTTCTAAGCATAACTGCGGGAAAAATGCCTTTCCACTCCTCAGATGGAGTGAAGGAGCGACCTTATTTTGTGGTCCTAAAATAACTGGTCATCTGATTTAATGACGCCGTCACACTGCGCACATCTTTACCTCTCTGGACATCTTTATTCCACTTATTTCTATTAACAGCTTCAGGCCATAAGTGCCACTTTGCAAGTGTACAATATAATGATGATTATTTGATACTGTATTTAAAGACAGCATAAGTTTAATTAGGGCAAGCAATTACATCCAGCATTTAATGAAGGTAcatcaacacattttttgttctaGGATATCACTGAAAATCCAATAGAAGTTGTAAACATACATCAACTCTAGCTCCATTTACTTGTGTCTATTTTTACTCACCTGAATCTACTGGCATAAATTTAAAGCCACTCTTGGATCCATCAACAAAATCCACATTAGTGTGTTTGCATATTCCAAGAAGCTCTGGCTGGGTCGGCTCATCATCCCCTCACGGTCCCTTCTCAGGCTTTCTCCGATTGTGAAAGCGAGAAGCCCAGAGCCCAGGCAGGAGAGGAGAAAATTAGAAATCAGGTCATCTTCCCACAAGTCCCTGCAGGCCCCAGAGGGACCTCAGAATACATCCAAATGGTTTCCCCTCATCACAGATCAGCAGCCACCACACTTGCAAAGTCGATTGTACGAACACATCTAACTGAACACGCAGAAATAATCGTGGCAGGTCAACACGGATGTGTGAGTGGATCTGGTTTATATTTTCTCAGGGTACCATAACAAAAGCTGGTTGTGGGTGCAAGCTTAGCAATACAGTTGAAGGGGCAGATGAAAAATTGATGGTTGTTAATTGACACACATAAAACATCTGCgctgacaggaaacacaaaGGTCTGGGCTAAAATTTCCCACTAGATTCCTGCACATAGAGATGCCTGCCAGACTCCCAGACTTTTCACTATTACTCTGCATTACCATCCATAAGGGCTTGTACTTAAAACTCCATTAGAGCAAGAAAAAGGGCAAGGCTTTCATCGTTGAGTAGCAGCACTCTGCTACAATCAGGAAGGACATCTCTAATTCATCTAACAACTCGCTGAGAAGGAGGGCAGGGCATCCATCATCTCATGCACTCAAAAATCAATGCAGTGAATGAGCCACGTTAGGGGTGTCAGTATGGCCAGTAATGCATTAGTGTCAAGTCCGCTGTATTGCAGTTTTAATCGCAAgatgagaagaagaaacagagcTTGACAAGATCAGTCCACttcattatttttgacttttattgtttcctggtagataaaaaatacatccaaacaaAGGATAAACTTACTTAATTCACATAAACTAGTTCAGTCCAGTtagcataaaaatattaatactatAAAAGTACTCCAATTGTCTTTTATAGAGAGAGATGAGactctttctcttctttcttctttggcTTTGATTTCACCACAGGAGTTGCAAACAGTGGAGTCAAAGAAGGATTCAAGGCTGGATCTAATGCTGGGTTCAGGGTCAGAAGGTCAAGTATCTTGGCACTCTGTTCAcctgctgaaaaacaacatgtgATGAAAGACAGGAGATACTGGTAGGTTCACCAGTTTGACATTTAGTTTGGCTATGTTGACATTTCCTGCCATACTACTCCCACATTTTTAAGTCCTATTCATAGGATTACAGATAAAGTGCTGGGATGACTGGATGTTTCTCCAGTTGTATGAAGCACTGCCATCTGTTGATGCAAACTGGAAAGTAAACAAGCTTCATCCATCATCGCTTTAAAGCAGTTGTAAAACTACAGATGGTAAGCTGCGAACAGCTCGCTTGTTAAGCAGCAGAATGCAGGCTGGCTAGCATACACACTTTCAGCACAGGTTGCAAGTAGTTTAAGGGTCTACTTGCAGAATAGAAGAATAGAAGGTTTGGTGATAACCCCACAACAATAATTCAGAAATCCCAGAATAATTCTACAGTGGAttgttttaaaagacaaaaaaataaaaataaatcagcctGAAAAAGAATGATAAAAGGAAAAGATAGCCCAAAGAATATTCGAAAAGCTTTCAAAAACTTTATGTTCAAGCTGCCCGATTAACGTGGGTTAAATTCTGACATCTTTAAAGGTATACTGCAAGATTGAATTCGTCCAAGAGTCCAATCTTCCAAGATTAAAGGATTCTCTCTGCAAAGTTTCAGGCAAGAGCTCCATATTATACTGAATTTCAATCATCTTCGCAATATCCATGTGTGCGTTATTACAATTGCAAGACCGCCCAGATGCTATACTTGTCAGGACATTATAGTTGAAGTGTCAGGCATGCAAACCCAGCAAGTCATCAATATATTTGACCAGCTGGATGAAGTCTAACTGCTAAAACCTAATGTTTACATCTAGTGGTTGAGATGCTACAGCTAATGGAAGGAAGTAGAGAAGTTGTGTGATGGTAAAGGAAGAGAATTATCCAAAAACTATGGATAATTGATTTTATCATTGCACTTTACTGTATATCAGTAGTATCACAATGAAATACTTAATTGATATTGTGTGTGCCCTAGTTtagacagtaaaaataaaaatatcagacaAAGTTTAAGTACATGTGACTTGTGATACAAATAGCAATGAAAGGATATTTACATTGTCACCGACCAAGTAATCACTCGATTTAAGTCCTATTTAGATACACTCTACTGCTATAGACAAAAACTTCATATGGACACAAAAGGTagaaaagcatatttatgtattGTACTTAGTTTCAATactaaaaaacatgattttacaTCGTTCATTTCTGAACCTTTACATTGGACATGATTATAGCAACCAAAAATCTTTAGACCAACATCCAGAAATAATCAGGATTGcataaatgtgtttctgtgtgtggcAGAAAGAACATGAATTCTCTCAGTGTCAGAATGACCTTAAACTTTCCTACCCCTGGGTAAGATTGCTTACCAGAGTTGTCCTCCTCGCTGCTGGACTTCTGGTCTGCACTGTGGACAGAAACGCGGGCTATAGCTGCCAGCTCAGTAATGAAGCTTTCTTCTGCCTCCTAATGGATGCAGACACACAGCGCTCTCAGTCAGCATCGTTGCAAGATAAACAAATTCACTCACCTGCCAACAAATGGAAAATTACAGTGGCACACCAACCATTAACTGGGCTTTAATCCGGTCCATGCTT
Above is a genomic segment from Xiphophorus couchianus chromosome 20, X_couchianus-1.0, whole genome shotgun sequence containing:
- the minar1 gene encoding major intrinsically disordered Notch2-binding receptor 1, producing MADLQQKYPVVLLGILEELANMRQWLTFQDLCRMVSTRFDLEHLVELRALLFAAASRDPCFPATLFRDRVSTRGQGLSPIGVAADIVTIFNLIQMTGGVSESNHPMRAQTVIPVDQSPGPNLPGLHPLNIPGRERASTHIDSSGRPIDQHLLFPKSNYSARKRGSLPPDPISFVSSPPTRTRAVSFDLPHTTYSYSSSPNLNEVMKNIYLPLETDSESSGESAAMEVFEAEPGSSVDQKRSAFKKDFHNQPPLIPQVTVSSESPSPQSGHAGFDNHSFEMIPNPYPSPTAVHMSPEQRAKAKHESFDDLQDSTYFGPGSMPEPSPRHLRPPKTQRAIWSNKSHSLEDRIGIGSIDLGMESQTAQLPRRSTPVISGSSGGEGVDSGLPGGGDKLKAQGTQTDPPDTRRLRSLVHADRLSFMTSLDDPEFGEDDISAIFRFLDDISMCGSTGVLHPNDGTANQDTPEARRGRLGQLQRLFHSLESSDDGLKASVCKLLLRMSQIERQLESLNDVKAEISQVLSALQRLDEKIQQPVLGGGQSTGGRWLEPLSGVSSFMSHPITPSDSSEPQPLSATGHLFPGTSTSSLDWSRWNTTGDQTESSKGQTDSKGQKEGKKDASSLRASKTQLDEKSPTDSKQLNIPNSARDWSVSFSKNKNGKASQGKIGQGDQSDSTTNLLSQKPTSMVEQVFNSSLFRHKDSSLTGGLGSGKVIDPRLAEGRGRAIWTVDDREARISPLDLQGQESLNPNNMEFWMDDIYTPGYDGLLRRKEANLRRLKICKLVALIATVVAIILIIVILICTMGT